A single region of the Pelobates fuscus isolate aPelFus1 chromosome 4, aPelFus1.pri, whole genome shotgun sequence genome encodes:
- the TRA2A gene encoding transformer-2 protein homolog alpha isoform X2, with translation MSDTEGNNYNGRGSRSRSKSPDGSAARAKSESRSGSRSASRASKHSDSRSRSRSKSRSRSRRHSHKRYSRSRSRSHSHRRRSKSRSYTPEYRRRRSRSHSPMSNRRRHNGSRANPDPNTCVGVFGLSLYTTERDIREVFSRYGPLSGVNVVYDQRTGRSRGFAFVYFERIEDSREAMEHANGMELDGRRIRVDYSITKRAHTPTPGIYMGRPTHGGGGGGGSGGGGGSSGGGSSSGGGGRRRDSYYDRGYDRGYDEYDYRYRRRSPSPYYSRYRSRSRSRSYSPRRY, from the exons GGATCCCGCTCCCGTAGTAAGTCACCAGATGGAAGTGCTGCCCGTGCAAAATCTGAGAGCAGGTCTGGATCACGCAGTGCGTCAAGGGCTTCAAAGCATTCAGACTCCCGTTCCCGATCCAGATCAAAATCCAG gtcCCGGTCAAGGAGGCATTCCCATAAGCGTTATTCACGCTCCAGGTCCAGATCTCACTCTCATAGAAGAAGGTCAAAGAGCAGATCCTACACCCCAGAATATCGCAGACGGAGAAGTCGCAGTCATTCTCCTATGTCCAACCGTAGAAGGCACAACGGCAGCAGG GCAAACCCTGATCCAAACACATGCGTTGGTGTTTTTGGCTTGAGTTTATACACAACAGAGCGAGATATTAGAGAAGTGTTTTCTCGTTATGGTCCTCTCAGTGGTGTCAATGTAGTTTATGATCAGCGGACTGGACGATCAAGAGGATTTGCGTTTGTCTATTTTGAACGCATAGAGGATTCCAGAGAG gcCATGGAACATGCCAATGGTATGGAACTAGATGGCAGAAGGATACGGGTTGATTATTCAATAACGAAGCGGGCACACACACCAACTCCAGGCATTTATATGGGAAGACCTACACA TGGTGGTGGAGGTGGAGGTGGCAGCGGCGGTGGTGGTGGCAGTAGTGGCGGCGGTAGCAGCAGTGGTGGAGGTGGACGTCGTCGGGATTCTTACTATGACAGAGGATATGACAGAGGATATGACGAATATGATTATAGATACAG GAGACGATCACCTTCACCTTACTACAGCCGCTACAGATC
- the TRA2A gene encoding transformer-2 protein homolog alpha isoform X1, which produces MSDTEGNNYNGRGSRSRSKSPDGSAARAKSESRSGSRSASRASKHSDSRSRSRSKSRSRSRRHSHKRYSRSRSRSHSHRRRSKSRSYTPEYRRRRSRSHSPMSNRRRHNGSRVGSHSRMRTGLPREANPDPNTCVGVFGLSLYTTERDIREVFSRYGPLSGVNVVYDQRTGRSRGFAFVYFERIEDSREAMEHANGMELDGRRIRVDYSITKRAHTPTPGIYMGRPTHGGGGGGGSGGGGGSSGGGSSSGGGGRRRDSYYDRGYDRGYDEYDYRYRRRSPSPYYSRYRSRSRSRSYSPRRY; this is translated from the exons GGATCCCGCTCCCGTAGTAAGTCACCAGATGGAAGTGCTGCCCGTGCAAAATCTGAGAGCAGGTCTGGATCACGCAGTGCGTCAAGGGCTTCAAAGCATTCAGACTCCCGTTCCCGATCCAGATCAAAATCCAG gtcCCGGTCAAGGAGGCATTCCCATAAGCGTTATTCACGCTCCAGGTCCAGATCTCACTCTCATAGAAGAAGGTCAAAGAGCAGATCCTACACCCCAGAATATCGCAGACGGAGAAGTCGCAGTCATTCTCCTATGTCCAACCGTAGAAGGCACAACGGCAGCAGGGTAGGTTCTCACTCTAGAATGAGAACAGGTCTGCCTAGAGAG GCAAACCCTGATCCAAACACATGCGTTGGTGTTTTTGGCTTGAGTTTATACACAACAGAGCGAGATATTAGAGAAGTGTTTTCTCGTTATGGTCCTCTCAGTGGTGTCAATGTAGTTTATGATCAGCGGACTGGACGATCAAGAGGATTTGCGTTTGTCTATTTTGAACGCATAGAGGATTCCAGAGAG gcCATGGAACATGCCAATGGTATGGAACTAGATGGCAGAAGGATACGGGTTGATTATTCAATAACGAAGCGGGCACACACACCAACTCCAGGCATTTATATGGGAAGACCTACACA TGGTGGTGGAGGTGGAGGTGGCAGCGGCGGTGGTGGTGGCAGTAGTGGCGGCGGTAGCAGCAGTGGTGGAGGTGGACGTCGTCGGGATTCTTACTATGACAGAGGATATGACAGAGGATATGACGAATATGATTATAGATACAG GAGACGATCACCTTCACCTTACTACAGCCGCTACAGATC